One window from the genome of Cryptomeria japonica chromosome 6, Sugi_1.0, whole genome shotgun sequence encodes:
- the LOC131064996 gene encoding uncharacterized protein LOC131064996, which translates to MNSWDDFLMMIRRKQHPEIAGTRSGSPRGETLAPLMEGPEPESFENNAGKKEGRSGLQHWMKNQLSVKGTSASSASGYKRSDLHLLLGVLGTPLAPVTVSNSHIPHLSIKENPIEASSAQYILQQYIAASGARSQCSFRNSYAMGRVKMLTSEYETATKVTKTKNPSKAAETGGFVLWQMMPDMWYVELVVAGNKVYAGSNGKLVWRHTPWLGAHAAKGPIRPLRRVLQGLDPRSTATMFSDAKCIGEKKINGEECFTLKLTVDPKILAARSDGPVDIIRHVLFGHFSQRSGLLVHMEDSHLTRIQSTGGDSIYWETTINSFLEDYRLVDGVMIAHSGRTIATLFRFGEIAMSHTKTRMEEEWTIDEVAFNVPGLSMDCFIPPADIRNGSVSDTYELPHEDRGKQIVGNRSKVAALEKSQENLDNIIWRVEV; encoded by the exons ATGAATTCATGGGATGATTTCTTGATGATGATCAGAAGAAAACAACATCCAGAGATTGCTGGTACAAGGTCTGGAAGCCCCAGAGGCGAGACATTGGCTCCTCTTATGGAAGGTCCTGAACCAGAGAGCTTTGAGAATAATGCAGGAAAAAAGGAGGGAAGGAGTGGATTGCAGCATTGGATGAAAAACCAACTTTCAGTAAAAGGTACTTCAGCTTCATCAGCATCTGGGTACAAGCGTTCTGATCTTCATCTTCTCTTGGGAGTGTTGGGTACTCCTCTGGCCCCTGTGACTGTTAGCAATAGTCATATTCCCCATCTCTCCATCAAGGAGAATCCCATC GAAGCATCCTCTGCACAGTATATTTTACAGCAGTATATAGCAGCTTCAGGAGCCAGGTCTCAATGTTCATTTCGGAATTCTTATGCAATGGGCCGAGTGAAGATGCTAACGTCAGAGTATGAGACAGCCACCAAAGTGACAAAAACAAAGAATCCTTCCAAGGCAGCCGAGACAGGGGGTTTTGTTCTGTGGCAGATGATGCCAGATATGTGGTATGTAGAGCTTGTAGTTGCAGGCAACAAAGTCTACGCAGGAAGCAATGGAAAGCTTGTATGGAGGCACACTCCTTGGCTTGGTGCCCATGCAGCCAAAGGTCCAATTAGGCCATTGCGCCGAGTTCTTCAG GGCTTGgatccaagatcaactgcaactatGTTTTCTGATGCAAAATGCATTGGTGAGAAGAAAATTAATGGAGAAGAATGCTTCACTCTCAAGCTCACTGTAGATCCTAAAATATTGGCAGCAAGAAGTGATGGCCCTGTGGACATTATTAGGCATGTTCTCTTCGGTCACTTTAGCCAGAGAAGTGGACTTTTGGTTCACATGGAAGATTCTCATCTCACTCGTATTCAATCCACTGGAGGTGATTCGATTTACTGGGAAACAACTATAAATTCATTCCTTGAGGATTACAGACTTGTAGATGGTGTCATGATTGCCCATTCAGGCCGGACTATTGCTACTCTATTCAGATTTGGAGAGATTGCAATGAGCCACACAAAGACTCGAATGGAAGAAGAGTGGACAATTGATGAAGTTGCCTTCAATGTTCCTGGACTATCCATGGATTGTTTTATACCTCCTGCTGACATCAGAAATGGTTCAGTCAGTGACACCTATGAGCTTCCTCATGAAGACAGAGGTAAACAAATTGTCGGAAATAGATCAAAGGTGGCAGCTTTGGAAAAATCTCAGGAAAATCTTGATAATATAATTTGGAGAGTAGAAGTATAA